Within Pseudomonas alloputida, the genomic segment CCACCGGCAAGGGTAACGACCAGGTGCGCTTCGAGCTGGGTGCCTATGCCCTGAAGCCAGGCGTCAAGGTCATCGCTCCATGGCGCGAGTGGGACCTGCTGTCCCGCGAAAAGCTGATGGACTACGCCGAGAAGCACGGCATCCCGATCGAGCGCCACGGCAAGAAGAAGTCGCCGTACTCGATGGACGCCAACCTGCTGCACATCTCCTACGAGGGCGGTGTCCTGGAAGATACCTGGACCGAGCACGAAGAAGACATGTGGCGCTGGAGTGTCTCGCCTGAGAATGCCCCGGACCAGGCTACCTACATCGAGCTGACCTACCGCAATGGTGACATCGTTGCCATCGACGGCGTCGAGAAATCCCCGGCCACCGTCCTGGCAGACCTGAACCGTATCGGTGGTGCCAACGGCATCGGCCGTCTGGACATCGTCGAAAACCGTTACGTCGGCATGAAGTCGCGCGGTTGCTACGAAACGCCTGGCGGTACCATCATGCTCAAGGCACACCGTGCCATCGAGTCGATCACCCTGGACCGCGAAGTCGCTCACCTGAAAGATGAGCTGATGCCAAAGTATGCCAGCCTGATCTACACCGGCTACTGGTGGAGCCCGGAGCGTCTGATGCTGCAACAGATGATCGATGCTTCGCAGGTCAACGTGAATGGTGTGGTGCGCCTGAAACTGTACAAGGGCAACGTGACCGTGGTTGGCCGCAAGTCGGACGATTCGCTGTTCGATGCCAACATCGCCACCTTTGAAGAAGATGGTGGTGCCTACAACCAGGCAGATGCTGCTGGCTTCATCAAGCTCAATGCACTGCGTATGCGCATTGCCGCCAACAAGGGCCGTTCGCTGCTCTGATTGCTGGCGTGTGCGAAAACCCCGGCTCGGTCCGGGGTTTTTTTATGCCCGCGCAAAGGCGGGTCGTTCAACTTCGGTGGCTCACATCATCGCCCTCGAGTGCGCTGATCGAAAGCTGCGCACATTGACGTCTGTCCAGATTACAAAAGCGCCAGACGCGCGCTGGCTCGGGCGGTTGGGCAAGTGCGTGCAAGAGTTGTTGTTCCATCATGCGACAGGCGTCGGGGCCGGAGAACATGAAAGTGACAGGTTCGCCCTGTACCGCCTCGGGGGCATCATTGGCAATTGCGGGTGTGGCCACACTGCTCAGTGCTGGCGTGTTGTCGTGTGCTGCGTTGTTGGGAAGCGGGCTATAGAACGACTTGTAATTGAAGTTGAGTGTCAGAAAAAACAGTGCCGTCAGAAAGAATGGAAAGCCTACCAGGAACCAGGTGTAGAGCCTTTGGCTGGACTCGCCGAGAAATGGCAGTGTGGCAAGGGCGGAGGCTTCGATGATCCCCGCGAAGATGGCAATGATCGTCAGCGGGGCGACAGGTTGTGCTTGGGTCATATAGGCCGTCTCCAGCGGTTTTGTCCATCTTTACCTTACTGCTGTACTCAACTAAAGGCTGGATTGTTTCCCGGGGGAGGAATGATCGTCAGAGAACCTCGTTGTGTTGCTTTTTCGACGTGTTTGAGTCGGAAGTTTTCCTTTGCTGAAGATCAGTATTCAACTGGTACGTTTATGTCAGTGGGTGGTACTTTTTTTCGGTAATAAGTAATTTATTTGTTACAACCATAGTCATTGTGTGTAGGAAGTTTCTGTAAGTTCTGTAGGCTTTTTCTGTCCATGGCTTTCGCTGGTAAATCGCCGCGCCAGCAAGCGTCCTGTCGGTTATCGTGGCGTGCCAAAGCAACAACAATGTATGGATATCGCATGAATAAAGTGCTTATCGTGGATGATCATCCGGTCATACGCCTGGCCGTACGCATGCTGATGGAGCGGCATGGGTATGACGTTGTGGCGGAGACTGACAATGGGGTAGCTGCGTTGCAGCTGACACGGCAACACCTGCCGGATATTGTGGTGCTGGATATCGGTATCCCGAAACTGGATGGCCTGGAGGTGATCGCCCGCATGGCGACATTCAGCCCGGGTAGCAAGGTACTGGTGCTGACGTCACAGGCCCCCGGCAACTTTTCGATGCGCTGCATGCAGGCAGGGGCGGCGGGTTACGTGTGCAAGCAGCAGGAGCTTACCGAACTGCTCAGCGCTATCAAGGCTGTGTTGTCGGGTTACAGCTACTTCCCCAACCAGGCCTTGCATGCGTCACGTGGCAGGGGGGCGGGCAGCGAGACGGATATGGTGAATCGCCTTTCTGCGCGAGAAATGACGGTGCTGCAACAACTGGCGCGAGGGCGTTCGAACAAGGAGATTGCCGACAGCATGTACCTCAGTAACAAGACGGTCAGTACCTACAAGTCACGGCTGCTGCTCAAGCTCAATGCACGGTCATTGGTTGACCTGATCGAGCTGGCGCAACGGCAAGGTCTGAACTGATCGCCAAGCCTTGAAGCCTCCAGCCAGGAGGCTTTGCCAGGGCTATCGGTCCATGACTACGGGACCCGCACTACAGGTCGTAATCGAAATCGGCCAACTGCTTCTGCAGGCGCCGTTCTTCCAGCATGTTGTCGATGGTGCGACGTTTGCTCAGGTTGGTCTTTGCGATTTCAACCTGTGGCTCCGCGTCATCGTCTGCGGCAACAAAATCATCATCGATCGACAGGTCGTCTTTATCGGTACTCATGAGTCGCTCCAAGCCAAGGGGCCATTGGCCGTCCTTATAACCAGAAAGCAGACGCTGGTAAAAAAGATTTTTTCAATCGATGTGAGTGGTTTTTGGCTATCGGCTCAATCGTCGGAGGTTTTGTGCTTGTACTCGCACAAATCTTCGATCCTGCAGCTGCCGCACCTTGGCTTGCGCGCCTGGCACACGTAGCGCCCGTGCAGGATCAGCCAGTGGTGGGCGTCGAGCAGGTAGTCCTTGGGTACAAACTTGAGCAGTTTCTTTTCCACTTCCAGCACCGTTTTGCCTGGCGCGATGCCTGTGCGGTTACTCACCCGGAAGATATGGGTATCCACGGCCATGGCCGGTTGGCGAAACGCCGTGTTTAGCACCACGTTGGCGGTTTTGCGGCCGACGCCGGGTAGCGCCTCCAGCGCTTCGCGGGTTTGCGGTACCTGGCTGTCGTGGCGCTCGATCAGCAGCCGGCACGCTTCTATGACATTCTTGGCCTTGCTGTTGTAAAGCCCGATTGTCTTGATGTATTCGCTGAGGCCTTCAACGCCCAGGGCATAGATGGCCTCGGGGGTGTTGGCGACGGGGAACAGGCGGGCAGTGGCCTTGTTGACGCCGACGTCGGTGGATTGCGCGGACAGTGTCACGGCGACCAGCAGTTCAAACGGGGTCGTGTAGGCCAGTTCGGTCTTTGGGTCGGGGTTGTCTTCGTGCAGCCTGCGAAAAATCTCCAGGCGTTTGGCGGCATTCATGAAATCAGGGCTTTCCTTGACGAGGTGGGTGGGCAGGGTCTGGAAGCAGGCGATTGTACAAGGCCAACAGCAGACCCAGCAGCAGTAGCGCACCGGGTGCGAGGCTGGCCAGGTGCAGCTCGGCATGGTCAGCCAGCCATTGGCGGCTGGCGCCCAGCAGCAGGCAAATGGCAAAGACAGCGCCGAGGTGCCTTGCGAGCAGGCGCCAGCGGCGTTGGTCAGGTAGCAGGTGGTCACTGGCCAGGCATTGCAGGCACAACAATGCGGGATAGTGGCCCAGGGCAATGGCCAGTGGTAGCAGCCAGGCCCGCAGGGCCAACTGCAGGCAACTGGCCAAGGCTGCCAGCAGCAACAGGCTAGCCAGTACATAGGCCCAGCTGGCCATGTGTTTACGCAGTGGCGCCAGCAACAGTTGGTGCAGGCACCCCATCAGTACTGCGCACAGGCCGATGGCCGCGCCTTCAGCCAGCGTTCGGGTGGCACCCAGCAGTGGCGCCAGGCTCATGGCCAGCAGGCAGAACCTATTCATGGGTGGCGCCCTCCAGCAATACACTACGCTGCTCGTCGAAATAGCTCAGCGCATCCTGCAATGCGGCGATCACCGCTCGCGAGGTCACGGTTGCGCCGGCCAATTGGTCAAAGTCACCCTGGTCCCGCTTCAGCGCCCAGTGATCGCCATGATCGCGGTTGTTGAACTGACTCAGCCAGTGCAATCGCGGATCCCCCAGGCGATCGCCCAGCCCGGGGCTTTCCTGTTGTTCGACAACCTGGCTGCCGATCAGCCGGCCGTCCGTGGTGATGGCGACGCTCAGCACGATCGGCCCGGCATACCCCTGGGCCTGTGTGATCAGGATAATGGCGCTTGGCTTACCTGCCATAGTGGCACGGTAAGCCGCCAGGATACGGCTATTGGGCCTCTGTGCGGCGGGCCTTGGCAGCGGGCTTTCCAGGGGCTGGTTGTCATAGCTACCGTCGGGCAGCACGGCCAGCCGCTGGCGGCTTTGCAGCTGCTTTTCAGCGCCGGCGATGACCGGACCGGTCCACTGCCGCCAGGCCAGGGTGGCTGACACTGCCAATACTCCAGTCAGCAGCAACAGGCCCACATCCCGAACCCCGCGCTTCATCGGGCTGCCTGCTGACGCTGCACAGCCATGCGCTCGAGTGCCGGTGCGAAAAGGTTCATCAGCAGGACGGCGAACGCGGTGCCATCCGGATAGCTGCCCCAGGTACGAATCAGGTAGATGAGCACCCCTGTTCCCACGCCGAAGCACAGCTTGGCCCAGTCGTCTCTGGGGCCGGACACTGGCTCGGTCGCAATGAAGAAGGCTGCCAGCATGGTCGAGCCGGAAAACAGGTGCAGCAAAGGCGAGCCATTGGAGTCCGACCCCGAACCGTTCCAGCCCAACAAGCTGAATACCAATAGCCCTGCCAGCAAACCTGCCGGTGCATGCCAACTGATCACCTTGCGCTGTAACAAGAACAGGCCACCAAGCAGGAATGCCAGGTTGACCCATTCGCTGCCTGCCCCGCCAATGTTGCCAAAGCCCGGATGGCTGGCGAACAGCTCGTCGATGGTCAGGCTGCGGTTGTGGCGCAAGCCGTCGAGCAATGTCGGTCGGGCCCAGGCATCGATCTGTCCGCCCCCAGCGAACACCTGCTGCACGCTGTCGAGCAGGCCTGGGGCCTGCCCAGGCCAATGGTTCATCTGCAACGGGAAGCTGAGCAGCACGAAGGCATAGCCCACCATGGCTGGATTGAACAGATTTCGCCCGACCCCACCGTAGGCCTGCTTGCCGATACCGATCGCGACACTTGCCGCGATGACCGGCAGCCACCATGGCGCCAAGGTGGGCAGGGCGGCCGCCAGCAGTACGGCGGTCACCAGTGCGCTGCCGTCGTTTAGCGCCTGGCTCAGCGATTGGCTGCGCAGTGCCAGCAGCAATGCCTCGCACAGCAGCGCGGCACTGGCGCACAGCAACAGGTTCAGCATCATGCCCCAGCCATGCAGCCACAACAGCGCCAGCAGCCCAGGCGTGCAGGCGAGCAAGACCAGGCCCATGCTGGTGCGTAGGCGCGGATCGGGACTGCTCATTGGCCAAACATTCCGTTGAAACCGGAAAACGCCATAGCCATCACCCCGGCACCGATCAATTCGATGGGCAGGCCGCGCAGCACGTTGGGGATATCGGCGTGGGCGCTGCGCTGGCGCAGGTCGGCGAACACCATCAGCGCCAGCCAGAAGCCGCCACCCGTCAGCAAGCCTTTGAGCAGCATGGTTGGCCAGGTGGTGCCGTCGCTTGTCTGCTGCAGGGCAAGCCCAAGCGCTGCTGCATTGCTCAACAGCAGCGCTGGCAACCCCACTACAGGCCAGGCCGGGCGCCACTTGGCCAAAAGCCAGGGCAGTCCCCAGGCGAGCAAGGCCAGCCAGGGCAATAGCAGAAACAGGGCAAGATCGTGGATGTGCAACGGGGCAAGTACCGCGTGCACCAGCAGCTGCGCGCCGATTACGCCCAGGGCGATGCACAGGGCGCAGGCCAGGCCGTGCACCTGAAGTTGCAGCCCGGAGAGTGGCTGTCGGAGCAGGCACAGGTGATTGATCAGTGCGGCGCTGATCAGGACCAGGATGTAGTCATTCATGAGATGACGATAGCCGGGAATCGGGGCGATTGTCCGGGTTTGACATGAAGGGGCCTGCGTAATTGTGGGAGCGGGCAGGCCGCTCCCACAATGGCCGGCAGGGCGGTTACTTGATGCGCTGGCCTGGCTTGGCGCCGCTGTCCGGGCTCAGCAGGTAGATTTCTTCACCGCCAGGGCCGGCAGCCATGACCATGCCTTCGGACACGCCAAAGCGCATCTTCCGGGGTTTGAGGTTGGCTACCATCATGGTCAGGCGGCCTTCCAGCTTGGACGGGTCTGGGTAGGCTGACTTGATGCCGGAGAACACGTTGCGGCGCTCGTCACCAATGTCCAGGGTCAGTTGCAGCAACTTGTCGGCACCCGCCACGGCTTCAGCCTTGACGATCAGCGCCACACGCAGGTCGACGGCAGCGAAG encodes:
- a CDS encoding Rnf-Nqr domain containing protein, with amino-acid sequence MNDYILVLISAALINHLCLLRQPLSGLQLQVHGLACALCIALGVIGAQLLVHAVLAPLHIHDLALFLLLPWLALLAWGLPWLLAKWRPAWPVVGLPALLLSNAAALGLALQQTSDGTTWPTMLLKGLLTGGGFWLALMVFADLRQRSAHADIPNVLRGLPIELIGAGVMAMAFSGFNGMFGQ
- a CDS encoding RnfABCDGE type electron transport complex subunit D encodes the protein MSSPDPRLRTSMGLVLLACTPGLLALLWLHGWGMMLNLLLCASAALLCEALLLALRSQSLSQALNDGSALVTAVLLAAALPTLAPWWLPVIAASVAIGIGKQAYGGVGRNLFNPAMVGYAFVLLSFPLQMNHWPGQAPGLLDSVQQVFAGGGQIDAWARPTLLDGLRHNRSLTIDELFASHPGFGNIGGAGSEWVNLAFLLGGLFLLQRKVISWHAPAGLLAGLLVFSLLGWNGSGSDSNGSPLLHLFSGSTMLAAFFIATEPVSGPRDDWAKLCFGVGTGVLIYLIRTWGSYPDGTAFAVLLMNLFAPALERMAVQRQQAAR
- a CDS encoding argininosuccinate synthase, whose amino-acid sequence is MADVKKVVLAYSGGLDTSVILKWLQDTYNCEVVTFTADLGQGEEVEPARAKAQAMGVKEIYIDDLREEFVRDFVFPMFRANTVYEGEYLLGTSIARPLIAKRLIEIANETGADAISHGATGKGNDQVRFELGAYALKPGVKVIAPWREWDLLSREKLMDYAEKHGIPIERHGKKKSPYSMDANLLHISYEGGVLEDTWTEHEEDMWRWSVSPENAPDQATYIELTYRNGDIVAIDGVEKSPATVLADLNRIGGANGIGRLDIVENRYVGMKSRGCYETPGGTIMLKAHRAIESITLDREVAHLKDELMPKYASLIYTGYWWSPERLMLQQMIDASQVNVNGVVRLKLYKGNVTVVGRKSDDSLFDANIATFEEDGGAYNQADAAGFIKLNALRMRIAANKGRSLL
- the nth gene encoding endonuclease III, with protein sequence MNAAKRLEIFRRLHEDNPDPKTELAYTTPFELLVAVTLSAQSTDVGVNKATARLFPVANTPEAIYALGVEGLSEYIKTIGLYNSKAKNVIEACRLLIERHDSQVPQTREALEALPGVGRKTANVVLNTAFRQPAMAVDTHIFRVSNRTGIAPGKTVLEVEKKLLKFVPKDYLLDAHHWLILHGRYVCQARKPRCGSCRIEDLCEYKHKTSDD
- a CDS encoding PA3496 family putative envelope integrity protein, translating into MSTDKDDLSIDDDFVAADDDAEPQVEIAKTNLSKRRTIDNMLEERRLQKQLADFDYDL
- a CDS encoding response regulator transcription factor, with the translated sequence MNKVLIVDDHPVIRLAVRMLMERHGYDVVAETDNGVAALQLTRQHLPDIVVLDIGIPKLDGLEVIARMATFSPGSKVLVLTSQAPGNFSMRCMQAGAAGYVCKQQELTELLSAIKAVLSGYSYFPNQALHASRGRGAGSETDMVNRLSAREMTVLQQLARGRSNKEIADSMYLSNKTVSTYKSRLLLKLNARSLVDLIELAQRQGLN
- a CDS encoding RnfABCDGE type electron transport complex subunit G; the encoded protein is MKRGVRDVGLLLLTGVLAVSATLAWRQWTGPVIAGAEKQLQSRQRLAVLPDGSYDNQPLESPLPRPAAQRPNSRILAAYRATMAGKPSAIILITQAQGYAGPIVLSVAITTDGRLIGSQVVEQQESPGLGDRLGDPRLHWLSQFNNRDHGDHWALKRDQGDFDQLAGATVTSRAVIAALQDALSYFDEQRSVLLEGATHE